The following proteins come from a genomic window of Pleuronectes platessa chromosome 2, fPlePla1.1, whole genome shotgun sequence:
- the si:ch211-253b8.5 gene encoding dysbindin, giving the protein MSSSSSNLHKKRLPSETERGHRVPDVDAAQQLKLKERQRFFEEVFQHDVDVYLSSAHLCIRDYKRPPIGSVSSMEVNVDMLDQMELTDNSDQEALDVFFSSGGEDEGLMSPLPVQRNNNNNEEVNSNGLFRHVLEGLDAKSRMSSTSSNSSTESQTTNANGANTPVVGSEDEEIHTRTVRRRFPPPEKERM; this is encoded by the exons CGGAGACCGAGAGAGGCCACAGGGTCCCTGATGTGGACGCGGCTCAGCAGCTCAAGCTGAAAGAGAGGCAGCGTTTCTTTGAGGAGGTCTTTCAGCATGATGTGGACGTCTACCTGTCCTCGGCACACCTGTGCATCAGAGACTACAAGAGAC CTCCCATAGGCAGCGTCTCGTCTATGGAGGTGAATGTGGACATGCTGGACCAGATGGAGCTGACTGACAACTCTGACCAGGAGGCTTTGGATGTCTTCTTCAGctcaggaggagaagacgaAGGCCTGATGTCTCCACTGCCAG TCCAacgaaacaacaacaacaatgaggaAGTCAACAGTAATGGACTCTTTCGACACGTCCTTGAGGGCCTTGACGCCAAGTCCCGAATGTCCTCCACATCTTCAAACTCCTCCACCGAAAGCCAGACCACCAATGCCAACGGTGCGAATACCCCTGTGGTCGGGTCCGAAGATGAAGAAATACACACCCGCACAGTGAGAAGGAGGTTCCCACCTCCAGAGAAAGAAAGGATGTAA
- the LOC128458605 gene encoding protein LSM14 homolog B-like: MSTGAGTPYIGSKISLISKAQIRYEGILSSVDTDRSTVALAKVKSYGTEDRHTNRPVPPKDEIYEYIIFRGSDIKDITVSEPPKSHHGLPRDPAIVQSSIGSSSAGYHPRWSPYRDLMPTYSQLAASSLLNQQYNAALGLVPGLHGIPVRRAPMVEQAVQTVPLVSAAPRRGKASTQPLSRPPVRPTQQAGSQLQKENVPTKRAPSQPTAAKIQSQATENQKQRQKQGSRRSRNRSRGQLIVKNSKATTLQFDSDFDFETANAQFKDDLTKEVVVEKVETEEAPESPAMEEEETTPDKYYDKTKCFFDNISSDLKPRRTTWAEEKKLNMETFGVPGRFLRGRGFRGRGSRGQSATEQRPLPKVGSGRV; encoded by the exons ATGAGCACCGGAGCAGGAACCCCGTACATCGGCAGCAAAATCAGTCTGATATCCAAGGCACAGATCCGCTACGAAGGAATTCTGTCCTCCGTCGACACAGATCGGTCCACGGTCGCTTTGGCCAAAG TGAAATCCTAcgggacagaggacagacacactAACCGACCAGTGCCACCAAAAGACGAAATTTATGAATACATCATTTTCAGGGGAAGTGATATCAAGGATATCACTGTGTCTGAGCCCCCGAAATCGCACCATGGACTGCCCCGGGACCCTGCCATTGTGCAG TCCTCCAttggcagctcctctgcagggtATCACCCACGATGGAGTCCATACAGGGACTTGATGCCCACCTACAGCCAGCTGGCAGCTAGTTCTCTACTCAACCAGCAGTACAATGCTGCACTAGGTCTAG TACCAGGACTTCATGGCATCCCGGTCAGAAGAGCCCCCATGGTCGAGCAGGCCGTCCAGACTGTGCCACTGGTCAGTGCTGCCCCACGAAGAGGAAAAGCTTCAACCCAGCCTCTGAGCAGACCGCCTGTTCGCCCAACCCAACAAGCCGGTTCCCAGCTTCAGAAGGAGAACGTACCCACCA AGCGGGCACCATCCCAGCCAACTGCAGCCAAGATTCAAAGCCAAGCTACAGAGAACCAGAAGCAAAGGCAAAAACAAG GCAGTCGTAGGTCCAGGAATCGAAGCAGAGGCCAACTTATTGTTAAAAACTCAAAGGCTACAACTCTGCAGTTTGACTCAGACTTTGATTTTGAAACTGCAAACGCTCAGTTTAAAGATGATCTCACAAAGGAGGTTGTAG TTGAGAAGGTGGAGACTGAAGAGGCCCCAGAATCTCCAgctatggaggaggaggaaactacTCCTGATAAATACTACGACAAAACCAAATGCTTCTTTGACAACATCTCCTCAGACCTGAAGCCCAG GAGAACAACATGGGCCGAGGAGAAGAAGCTGAACATGGAAACATTTGGAGTGCCTGGCCGCTTCCTGAGAGGCCGAGGATTCAGAGGCCGAGGGAGCAGGGGCCAGAGTGCCACTGAGCAGCGGCCCCTCCCAAAAGTTGGCAGTGGGAGAGTGTAA